A genomic stretch from Bacillaceae bacterium S4-13-56 includes:
- a CDS encoding threonine/serine exporter family protein produces the protein MILAQLITSFFASAGFGIIFHIPKKSLIPCGIAGMLGWMVYFLFNSELNSVQATMFGAFVVAIISQWFARIYKMPMILFTAVGIIPLVPGGMAYDAMRNVVQNNYEIAIEFAAKAFMISGSIAIGIVLSEVINQVVKMLFVKKA, from the coding sequence ATGATTCTTGCCCAACTCATCACTAGTTTCTTTGCCTCGGCCGGATTTGGTATTATTTTTCATATTCCTAAAAAGTCCCTCATACCATGTGGGATTGCAGGAATGCTTGGGTGGATGGTCTATTTTCTATTTAACTCTGAGTTAAATAGCGTTCAGGCCACTATGTTTGGCGCCTTTGTCGTAGCCATCATCAGTCAGTGGTTTGCTAGAATTTATAAAATGCCTATGATTTTATTTACGGCTGTTGGGATTATTCCTCTTGTTCCTGGTGGAATGGCCTATGACGCTATGCGAAATGTGGTCCAAAACAACTATGAGATTGCCATTGAATTTGCTGCTAAAGCGTTTATGATTTCTGGGTCCATTGCTATAGGAATCGTCTTATCTGAAGTTATTAATCAAGTAGTGAAGATGTTATTTGTAAAGAAAGCATGA
- a CDS encoding threonine/serine exporter family protein, producing MTVSSTKISDICLIAGKIMLVNGGETYRVEDTMSRIAKAFGYANAHSFVTPTGIIFSLEDSEATKFVRISERTVNLEKVTLVNSISRQIAEGTLSVEEAIQHLDEIDNTPHSYSISLRIIASGLVSACFLIMFLGQWKDFVPAFIAGSIGFTCFIYFHKVIKIQFFAEFLASFVIGTLAYWMVHLGVGAQMDKIIIGSVMPLVPGLLITNAVRDLMAGHLVSGLSKGAEAFLTAFAIGSGVAVVFTIY from the coding sequence ATGACTGTGTCGTCGACTAAAATTTCAGATATTTGTTTAATAGCAGGGAAAATCATGTTAGTCAACGGTGGAGAAACCTACCGTGTGGAGGATACTATGTCCCGAATAGCTAAGGCTTTTGGTTATGCAAATGCACACAGCTTTGTGACCCCTACAGGAATTATTTTTTCATTGGAAGATTCAGAAGCTACTAAGTTTGTAAGAATATCAGAGAGAACTGTCAACCTTGAAAAGGTAACCCTTGTAAACAGCATTTCTCGCCAAATTGCAGAAGGAACACTATCTGTAGAAGAAGCCATTCAGCACCTCGATGAAATAGATAACACTCCCCATTCATATTCAATTTCATTAAGGATTATCGCGTCTGGTTTAGTAAGTGCTTGCTTTCTCATTATGTTTCTTGGACAATGGAAAGATTTTGTTCCTGCTTTTATAGCAGGAAGTATAGGATTTACTTGCTTTATTTATTTTCATAAAGTAATTAAAATACAATTCTTTGCTGAATTTCTAGCTTCCTTTGTAATCGGTACTCTGGCCTACTGGATGGTTCATTTAGGAGTCGGTGCACAAATGGATAAAATTATTATTGGTTCCGTTATGCCACTTGTTCCTGGACTTCTTATCACCAATGCCGTTCGAGACCTCATGGCGGGGCATTTAGTATCTGGTTTGTCTAAAGGAGCCGAAGCTTTCTTAACAGCTTTTGCAATAGGATCAGGTGTTGCAGTTGTATTTACAATTTACTAA
- a CDS encoding CPBP family intramembrane glutamic endopeptidase, protein MKNVWGILFASLTTVTLLFIIEQVLVVDYLIKTLSKITLFSLTILLVHYFGKKKITYLSPKGIDKKRKKISISIGLGAFFILIAAYLVLQSFIDFSVIENDLAQKNIIKESFLLIGLYITFGNSFLEEIYFRGFIFKNLQKTNKKFAYFYSSFLFSIYHTAIFLTWFSPTLFFLALFGLFVIGLVFCWLNEHSTNIYNSWFVHVLADIAIILIALHAVF, encoded by the coding sequence ATGAAAAATGTTTGGGGAATTTTATTTGCTAGCTTAACCACAGTGACGTTACTTTTTATCATCGAACAAGTCCTTGTTGTTGATTATCTAATAAAGACACTAAGCAAAATTACACTTTTTTCCCTAACTATTCTCTTGGTTCACTACTTTGGTAAAAAGAAAATTACGTACTTATCTCCTAAAGGAATAGATAAGAAGCGCAAGAAAATTAGCATTAGCATTGGGCTTGGAGCATTTTTTATTCTAATTGCAGCGTATCTAGTCCTCCAAAGCTTTATCGATTTTTCGGTCATAGAAAATGACTTAGCTCAAAAAAATATCATTAAAGAGAGCTTCCTTTTGATTGGTCTGTACATAACTTTTGGCAACTCATTTCTAGAGGAAATTTACTTTAGAGGATTTATTTTTAAAAATTTACAAAAGACCAATAAAAAGTTCGCCTATTTTTACTCCTCCTTTTTATTCTCGATCTACCATACGGCTATCTTCCTTACTTGGTTTAGTCCGACATTATTTTTTCTTGCGTTATTCGGATTGTTTGTTATTGGCCTAGTATTTTGCTGGCTAAATGAACATTCAACCAATATTTATAATTCATGGTTTGTCCATGTACTTGCCGATATCGCCATTATTCTAATTGCGTTACATGCAGTATTCTAA
- a CDS encoding DUF1002 domain-containing protein produces MRSKEFLYILLGFYLLAFPATAFGSENNEVINEKTGDSIVVYGESLSDSQKEQVKEDLEVVEGDQELTVTGQDVQNYINGNPTARLFSSAKIIPLEKGEGLTITIVNEEYITEVTTEMYANALLTAGVENAEVIIASPVKVTGHSALTGIYKAYDVKGEKLDQERMEVANEELSLLTTLAEDAGLDKEQVSRLFTNIKKEIAEQNPVSKEEVEQIVSEQLKNLNIELSEENRQLLIDLFEKIRSLDIDFEQIKSQLNDLTQKIEDILGDEGFWRSLLQGIQNFLQSITNFIKSIFG; encoded by the coding sequence ATGCGAAGTAAAGAATTCTTATATATATTACTTGGCTTCTACTTATTGGCATTTCCTGCTACTGCTTTTGGGTCTGAAAATAATGAGGTAATCAATGAAAAAACAGGAGATTCTATAGTCGTTTATGGAGAATCTCTCTCTGATTCGCAAAAGGAACAGGTAAAAGAAGATCTTGAAGTAGTGGAAGGTGATCAAGAACTAACAGTAACCGGTCAGGATGTCCAAAATTATATAAATGGGAATCCTACTGCTCGATTATTCTCTTCTGCAAAAATTATTCCCTTGGAAAAGGGAGAAGGGCTAACCATTACCATTGTTAATGAAGAGTATATTACCGAAGTGACAACGGAAATGTATGCCAATGCATTACTTACAGCTGGTGTAGAAAATGCAGAAGTTATCATTGCTTCCCCTGTAAAAGTTACAGGACATTCCGCTTTGACAGGTATCTATAAAGCGTATGATGTTAAAGGGGAAAAGCTTGACCAAGAGCGTATGGAAGTGGCAAATGAAGAGCTGTCTTTACTTACCACCTTGGCTGAGGATGCAGGACTAGACAAAGAGCAAGTAAGTCGGCTGTTTACAAATATTAAGAAAGAGATTGCTGAGCAAAATCCTGTGTCTAAAGAAGAAGTAGAACAAATAGTTTCGGAGCAGTTAAAAAACTTAAATATTGAATTGAGTGAAGAGAATCGACAGCTTCTCATCGATCTTTTTGAAAAAATCCGATCTTTAGATATTGATTTTGAACAAATTAAATCACAGCTGAATGATTTAACCCAAAAAATAGAAGATATTTTAGGAGATGAAGGGTTTTGGCGGTCGTTATTACAAGGCATCCAGAATTTCCTGCAATCAATCACTAATTTTATAAAAAGTATTTTTGGATAA
- a CDS encoding CAP domain-containing protein, with the protein MGKTWRFAFIGIIFLIVGCNTNNQGLDNRNSFNAAEPISYRGDSIQKRFDSRDGNEIQRYGLRQERPYQPEKQQVNSGTQMNVTDGSNNDQRKKDSWKSYMELLTELTNQQRARHGLKELELDITLSEIAKMKSEEMASESYLSHQSPNYGSPPEMLEAFDVPYTLVAENVAVGESANDVMEKWMSNEESRKNILDPHMTHIGVGYDVKNQEGYWTQWLIRE; encoded by the coding sequence ATGGGAAAAACATGGCGATTTGCTTTTATAGGAATCATATTTTTGATAGTTGGATGTAACACTAATAATCAAGGGTTGGACAATCGTAATAGTTTCAATGCAGCTGAACCAATTAGCTACCGTGGGGACTCTATTCAAAAACGTTTTGATTCTAGAGATGGGAATGAGATTCAGAGGTATGGACTAAGACAGGAACGTCCTTATCAACCAGAAAAACAACAAGTGAACAGTGGAACACAAATGAATGTTACAGATGGTTCCAACAATGATCAAAGGAAAAAGGACTCTTGGAAAAGTTATATGGAATTATTAACGGAACTAACCAATCAACAAAGAGCAAGACATGGACTAAAGGAATTAGAATTGGATATTACGTTAAGTGAGATCGCAAAAATGAAGTCAGAAGAAATGGCTTCAGAATCATACTTATCACACCAATCACCGAATTATGGAAGTCCTCCTGAAATGCTTGAGGCGTTTGATGTTCCATATACATTAGTAGCTGAAAATGTGGCTGTAGGAGAAAGTGCAAACGACGTAATGGAAAAATGGATGAGTAATGAAGAATCTAGAAAGAATATTTTAGATCCTCATATGACACATATAGGTGTGGGTTATGATGTTAAAAATCAGGAAGGTTATTGGACTCAATGGTTAATAAGGGAGTAA
- the map gene encoding type I methionyl aminopeptidase, with protein MINLKSTREIEQMKESGKLLSNCHKEIVKLIKPGVTTLEIDQFVEKYLADHGATPEQKGYMGYPYATCASLNDEVCHGFPNDQPLKNGDIVTIDMVVNLKGALADSAWTYTVGEVSEEVQRLLEVTENSLYKGIEQAVIGNRVGDIGHAIQTYVEAEKFSVVRDFTGHGIGPTIHEEPMIPHFGEKGTGPRLKEGMVITIEPMVNVGTWFTMVDENGWTARTADGEWSAQYEHTLAITKDGPVILTKW; from the coding sequence TTGATTAACTTAAAAAGCACAAGAGAAATAGAACAAATGAAAGAATCTGGAAAACTTTTATCAAATTGTCACAAAGAAATAGTTAAACTTATTAAACCAGGGGTAACCACTCTTGAGATTGATCAATTTGTAGAAAAATACTTAGCTGACCATGGTGCTACCCCAGAACAAAAGGGATATATGGGATATCCCTATGCAACGTGTGCGTCTTTAAACGATGAAGTTTGTCATGGCTTTCCTAATGATCAGCCTTTGAAAAATGGAGATATAGTTACTATTGATATGGTAGTAAATCTCAAGGGGGCATTGGCTGATTCAGCATGGACATATACTGTAGGCGAAGTTTCAGAGGAAGTACAAAGATTGTTAGAGGTTACTGAGAATTCATTATACAAGGGTATTGAGCAAGCTGTAATTGGAAATAGAGTTGGTGATATAGGTCATGCGATTCAAACCTATGTAGAGGCAGAAAAATTCTCAGTTGTAAGGGATTTTACGGGGCATGGAATTGGTCCGACTATTCATGAAGAACCAATGATTCCCCATTTTGGAGAAAAAGGAACTGGACCAAGGTTAAAGGAAGGAATGGTTATAACTATTGAACCTATGGTGAATGTTGGGACATGGTTTACCATGGTGGATGAAAATGGTTGGACAGCGAGAACAGCTGATGGAGAATGGTCTGCGCAATATGAGCATACATTGGCTATTACAAAAGATGGTCCAGTAATTTTAACGAAATGGTAA
- a CDS encoding DNA starvation/stationary phase protection protein yields MNEKIVELLNKQLSNWNVLNTKLHNYHWYVTGQDFFTLHEKFEEYYTQAATYIDEIAERILMINGKPVARLQDYLSTTTIKEASNEEDPKEMVRSIADDFEQLVKESKELIKLAEDNGDQPTADMFIGIRSNLDQQVWMLRAYLG; encoded by the coding sequence ATGAATGAAAAAATCGTAGAACTTTTAAACAAGCAACTATCCAACTGGAATGTACTAAACACAAAGCTTCACAACTATCATTGGTACGTTACAGGACAAGATTTCTTTACCTTACATGAAAAATTTGAAGAATACTACACTCAGGCAGCAACTTATATTGATGAAATTGCAGAACGTATCCTTATGATCAATGGAAAGCCAGTTGCAAGGCTCCAGGATTATTTAAGTACAACTACAATAAAAGAAGCAAGTAATGAAGAGGATCCAAAAGAAATGGTCCGTTCTATTGCTGATGATTTCGAACAATTGGTTAAAGAATCTAAAGAATTAATTAAACTTGCTGAAGATAATGGTGACCAACCAACTGCCGATATGTTTATTGGAATCCGTTCTAACCTAGATCAACAAGTTTGGATGTTACGTGCCTATTTAGGATAA
- a CDS encoding peptidylprolyl isomerase: MKKLGLALGITGILIGTTACSDKEEVIAETNAGNITQEEFYQELKEQYGNQVLSQMVTEKVLEDKYEVTEEEVQEEIDFLKEAYGEQYEAVLQQSGYSNEGQLKSVIKLDKLQRLASTDGVEVTDKEVEQYYENMKMEVQASHILVEDKETANEVLDKLKNGSDFAALAKEYSTDITSAEQGGDLGFFGTNEMVYNFEKAAYNLEVEEISEPIQTDFGYHIIKVADKREKEDLQLEPFEDRKDQLRETLKERKANTEAINDLIDAANVKVKDSELEF; the protein is encoded by the coding sequence TTGAAAAAATTAGGATTGGCATTAGGAATAACTGGAATTCTTATCGGAACTACTGCATGCTCCGATAAGGAAGAAGTAATTGCAGAAACAAATGCAGGAAATATTACGCAAGAAGAATTTTATCAAGAACTAAAAGAGCAATATGGTAATCAAGTACTTTCACAAATGGTAACAGAAAAAGTTCTTGAAGATAAATATGAAGTGACAGAAGAGGAAGTCCAAGAGGAAATTGATTTCTTAAAGGAAGCTTATGGAGAACAATATGAAGCAGTGCTCCAGCAAAGTGGCTATTCTAATGAAGGCCAGTTAAAGAGTGTCATTAAATTAGATAAACTCCAGCGTTTGGCATCAACTGATGGAGTAGAAGTCACAGATAAAGAAGTAGAGCAGTATTATGAGAATATGAAAATGGAAGTACAAGCAAGTCATATTCTTGTGGAAGACAAAGAAACAGCAAATGAAGTTCTAGATAAATTAAAAAATGGTAGTGATTTCGCTGCACTTGCTAAAGAGTATTCAACAGATATAACTTCTGCTGAACAAGGTGGAGATTTAGGATTCTTTGGTACAAATGAAATGGTTTATAATTTTGAGAAAGCTGCTTATAATCTAGAGGTTGAAGAGATTAGTGAACCGATTCAGACTGATTTTGGATATCACATTATAAAAGTAGCTGATAAGAGAGAAAAAGAGGACTTACAATTAGAACCATTTGAAGATAGGAAGGATCAACTTCGAGAAACGCTTAAAGAACGTAAGGCTAATACAGAAGCAATTAACGATTTGATTGATGCTGCTAATGTTAAAGTTAAGGATTCTGAACTTGAATTCTAA
- a CDS encoding zinc-dependent alcohol dehydrogenase, which produces MKAVTYQGKYNVAVKEVPVPEIVDDEDVIVKITSTAICGSDLHLYQGNFPVPIGYSIGHEPMGIVEEVGPKVSKVKKGDRVVIPFTVACGHCEFCEAHLESQCDNSNPHYDSGGYFGYTEKFGNYPGGQAEYLRVPFGNYTPFKVPEDSELEDTQLLFLSDVLPTAYWSVVNAGVKKGDTVIVLGCGPIGLMAQQFAWQKGAERVIAVDYIQHRLEHSRSVNKTEVFDFTHHEDMGEVLKEETKGGAHVVIDCVGMDGKKSPLEFAEQKLKLQGGTLGPIQISTKAVRKGGTVQITGVYGGLYNMFPLGAFFSRNITLKTGQAPARAFMEPIYEQIVRGDIDPTNIITHELPLDEAPKGYKMFNGKEDNCIKVVLRP; this is translated from the coding sequence ATGAAGGCTGTAACTTACCAAGGTAAATACAACGTCGCTGTAAAGGAAGTACCTGTACCAGAAATTGTAGATGATGAAGATGTTATTGTAAAAATAACATCTACCGCTATTTGTGGATCTGATTTGCATTTATACCAAGGAAACTTTCCTGTACCCATTGGGTATTCGATTGGGCATGAACCCATGGGTATTGTGGAAGAAGTGGGACCAAAAGTATCAAAGGTAAAAAAAGGGGACCGGGTTGTCATTCCCTTTACTGTTGCCTGTGGACACTGTGAATTTTGTGAGGCCCACTTAGAAAGTCAGTGTGATAATTCTAATCCACATTATGATTCAGGAGGGTATTTTGGATATACGGAAAAGTTCGGTAACTATCCAGGTGGACAGGCAGAGTACTTACGGGTTCCTTTTGGAAATTATACTCCTTTTAAAGTGCCAGAGGATAGTGAACTAGAAGATACACAGCTTTTGTTTCTTTCCGATGTTCTTCCAACAGCCTATTGGAGTGTTGTGAATGCTGGTGTTAAAAAAGGGGATACGGTTATTGTTCTAGGTTGTGGCCCAATTGGACTTATGGCTCAACAGTTTGCATGGCAGAAGGGGGCTGAGCGTGTCATAGCAGTCGATTATATCCAACACCGGCTAGAGCACTCAAGATCAGTGAACAAAACAGAAGTTTTTGATTTCACTCATCATGAGGACATGGGTGAAGTTTTAAAAGAAGAAACAAAAGGCGGAGCACATGTTGTTATAGATTGTGTAGGAATGGATGGGAAGAAATCTCCTTTAGAATTTGCAGAGCAGAAACTGAAGCTTCAAGGAGGAACACTGGGTCCTATCCAAATTTCCACAAAAGCTGTTCGAAAAGGCGGAACAGTTCAAATTACTGGTGTTTATGGGGGGCTTTATAACATGTTTCCTCTTGGCGCCTTCTTCTCAAGAAATATTACTTTAAAAACAGGCCAAGCACCTGCAAGGGCATTTATGGAACCCATTTATGAACAAATTGTACGTGGTGATATTGATCCAACCAATATCATTACCCATGAGCTTCCTCTTGATGAAGCACCTAAGGGATACAAAATGTTTAATGGGAAAGAAGACAATTGCATCAAGGTCGTTCTTAGACCATAA
- a CDS encoding 5'-3' exonuclease H3TH domain-containing protein, translated as MTKDKIMLVDGMALLFRAFYATAMSGYYMVNSKGIPTNAVYGFVKHMMTAIQTYQPTHVVCCWDMGSKTFRTELYPEYKGNRGEPPVELIPQFDLVKEVVDSFEIPNVGLVGYEADDCIGTLSRQYSQNADVYILTGDQDILQLIDDNIHVVLLKKGYGNYALYQTDSFVEEKGITPQQMVDLKALMGDSSDNYPGVKGIGEKTALTLLQKYQTIEGILENLPSLTKAQRSKIESDLDMLHLSRRLARIHCEVDVNCALEDALLTINKELVLKKFRELEFKNLDAMIS; from the coding sequence ATGACAAAAGATAAGATCATGTTAGTAGATGGAATGGCTCTTTTATTCCGAGCCTTTTATGCAACTGCTATGAGCGGTTATTATATGGTAAATAGTAAAGGAATTCCCACAAATGCTGTCTACGGGTTTGTAAAGCATATGATGACAGCTATTCAAACCTATCAACCGACACATGTGGTTTGTTGCTGGGATATGGGTAGCAAAACTTTTCGAACAGAATTATACCCTGAATATAAAGGTAACCGTGGGGAGCCTCCGGTAGAACTCATACCTCAATTTGATTTGGTAAAAGAAGTAGTCGATTCGTTTGAAATACCCAATGTCGGATTGGTTGGGTATGAAGCTGATGACTGTATCGGAACGTTAAGTAGACAATACAGTCAAAATGCTGATGTTTATATTTTGACTGGTGATCAAGATATTCTTCAACTAATTGATGATAATATACACGTTGTTTTATTGAAAAAAGGGTATGGAAATTATGCGTTATATCAAACGGATTCCTTTGTAGAAGAAAAAGGGATTACCCCCCAACAAATGGTGGACCTAAAAGCCCTTATGGGGGATAGTAGTGATAACTATCCAGGTGTTAAAGGAATTGGGGAAAAAACGGCACTAACCCTTTTACAAAAATACCAAACCATTGAAGGAATATTAGAAAATCTCCCATCCTTAACAAAGGCACAACGTTCCAAAATCGAATCTGATTTGGACATGCTTCATTTGTCTAGAAGGCTCGCACGCATTCATTGTGAAGTAGATGTTAACTGCGCGCTAGAAGATGCCCTATTGACGATTAACAAAGAACTTGTTTTGAAAAAATTTAGAGAGCTTGAATTTAAAAACTTGGATGCCATGATTAGCTAA